ATCACGGATCAATTTTGCGCCTTCCTGTTCTCCTGTTTCAATGTATTGCAATGTACGCTCTTTATGCTGTTCGCGGATGACCGGTCCCAAGAAGACATCTTCATCCAAACCATTGCCGATTTTCAGTTCATCTGATTTCTGCACAAGTATCTCCACAAATTCATCTGCAATCGATTCTTCCACAGCTACAACAGAACATGCCATACACCGCTCGCCTGCAGAACCGAATGCTGCTGCAATGATTTGAGTAGCCGCGTTGTCAAGATTGGCGTCATTCAGAACAATCGAGTGGTTTTTAGCTCCGGCAAGCGCCTGGACGCGTTTCAGATTATCTGTCCCTCTTTTATAGACGTACTCGGCTACCGGCTGTGAACCGACGAACGAGATTGCCGGAATTTTCTTGTGATCGAGGATTCCATTCACCACATCTTTCGCGCCGTGGACGATATTGAATACACCTTTCGGAAGTCCTGCTTCCTCAAATAACTCGGCCAGGCGGTTTGCCAGGATCGGTGTTCTTTCGGATGGCTTCAGCACGAATGTATTGCCGGTTGCAATCGCCATCGGGAACATCCAGCAAGGCACCATCATCGGGAAATTGAACGGCGTAATACCGCCGATCACACCAACCGGATAGCGATAGACGCCGGACTCGAGATCCGCCGCGATGGATGGGAGAGATGAGCCCATCATCAGTTTCGGCGCACCGGCGGCGAATTCCACACATTCGATGCCGCGCTGAACTTCACCATGCGCTTCTTTAAAATTTTTGCCGTTTTCGATCGTAATAAGTTCTGCCAGTTCATCCCAATGGTCGACAAGGAGCTGCTGGTACTTGAACAAGATGCGTGCACGCTTTGGCACCGCCACTTCTTTCCAGGTCTTGAAGG
Above is a genomic segment from Planococcus lenghuensis containing:
- a CDS encoding CoA-acylating methylmalonate-semialdehyde dehydrogenase, encoding MTQTKAQEVKTLKNYVNGEWVEATSGNTEEVINPATGEVIAHVPLSSKEDLDRAVEVAAEAFKTWKEVAVPKRARILFKYQQLLVDHWDELAELITIENGKNFKEAHGEVQRGIECVEFAAGAPKLMMGSSLPSIAADLESGVYRYPVGVIGGITPFNFPMMVPCWMFPMAIATGNTFVLKPSERTPILANRLAELFEEAGLPKGVFNIVHGAKDVVNGILDHKKIPAISFVGSQPVAEYVYKRGTDNLKRVQALAGAKNHSIVLNDANLDNAATQIIAAAFGSAGERCMACSVVAVEESIADEFVEILVQKSDELKIGNGLDEDVFLGPVIREQHKERTLQYIETGEQEGAKLIRDGRKDEDIQREGYFVGPTIFDNVTSEMKIWQDEIFAPVLSVSRVKDLEEGVELANTSRLANGACIFTKDGGSVRKFRETIDAGMLGVNIGVPAPMAFFPFSGYKDSFYGDLHVNGEDGVEYYTRKKVITTRWV